Proteins encoded in a region of the Polynucleobacter antarcticus genome:
- the recG gene encoding ATP-dependent DNA helicase RecG, translating to MTRKQPPTSLEKMGLNSPMALALHLPSRYEDETELFTIDEALGLGKFHAIQTQGVVIRSQVLFRPRRQLLVTIEDDTASLQLRFLNFYPSQQKQMAVGSHVRVRGEVRDGFLGAEMVHPVVRAVTPDAPLSHSLTPVYPASAGLSQAVIRKAVLQALREPSLKDSLAEFLPSSLMSEILPSQDWPPLQDAITYLHQPPADADTQALLERTHPAWRRVQFEELLAQQISLKRAHAIRRERRAPSFEKSFSKTSGEESIEAGLLGVLPFQLTGAQERVWAEIDHDVSQVFPMNRLLQGDVGSGKTVIAALAAARMMDRGYQAAIMAPTEILAEQHYRKMQEWFGPLGVKIAWLSGSLKAKEKRLAQEMIESGSAQLIIGTHALIQDKVSFSKLGLAVIDEQHRFGVRQRLEIQQRVGSELFYCHQLMMSATPIPRTLAMTYYADLDVSVIDELPPGRKPITTKVVKASRRDEVIGGLHDWLSKGLQAYWVCPLIEESEVLQLQTAVESFEQLTLALPNFTVGLVHGRLKSEEKAAVMAAFKANQIQLLVATTVIEVGVDVPNAALMVIEHAERFGYAQIHQLRGRVGRGSADSVCILMYAEPLSMAAKERLQTLRETSDGFVIAERDLSLRGPGELLGAKQSGDAMLRFVDLQRDAWLIELAQVAADRLLNEHADLVERHLARWLGSRTEFLKA from the coding sequence ATGACTCGCAAGCAACCGCCAACTTCACTCGAAAAAATGGGCTTAAACAGCCCTATGGCCCTTGCTTTGCACCTGCCATCCCGCTATGAAGATGAAACTGAACTCTTTACGATTGATGAGGCTCTGGGACTAGGAAAGTTTCACGCGATTCAGACTCAGGGAGTGGTGATCCGCAGTCAAGTGCTCTTTCGTCCCAGAAGACAGTTGTTGGTCACGATTGAGGATGATACCGCCTCTTTGCAATTGCGTTTTCTCAATTTTTATCCAAGCCAACAAAAGCAAATGGCAGTTGGCAGCCATGTCCGAGTTCGAGGAGAAGTGCGCGACGGGTTTTTGGGTGCGGAGATGGTCCATCCGGTCGTGCGCGCCGTGACTCCTGATGCACCCTTATCACACAGTTTGACACCGGTATATCCCGCTAGTGCTGGATTGTCTCAGGCTGTGATTCGTAAAGCAGTACTGCAAGCGTTACGTGAGCCCAGCTTAAAGGACAGTTTGGCTGAATTTTTACCTAGCAGCTTGATGTCAGAAATTTTGCCAAGCCAGGATTGGCCACCCTTACAAGATGCGATTACGTATTTGCATCAGCCCCCCGCAGATGCCGATACTCAGGCTTTGTTAGAGCGCACTCATCCAGCATGGCGTCGCGTGCAGTTTGAAGAACTGCTTGCGCAACAAATTTCATTAAAACGTGCCCATGCTATTCGGAGAGAAAGACGCGCGCCGAGTTTTGAAAAGAGCTTCTCAAAAACCTCAGGAGAAGAAAGTATTGAGGCAGGCTTATTGGGCGTATTACCATTTCAATTAACGGGTGCTCAAGAGCGTGTATGGGCAGAAATTGACCATGATGTATCCCAAGTATTCCCGATGAACCGCTTATTACAAGGCGATGTGGGTAGCGGTAAGACGGTGATTGCAGCCTTGGCAGCGGCTCGTATGATGGATCGGGGCTATCAAGCAGCCATCATGGCGCCTACAGAAATTCTGGCAGAGCAACACTATCGCAAAATGCAAGAGTGGTTTGGGCCCTTAGGTGTCAAGATTGCCTGGCTGTCTGGTAGCTTAAAAGCGAAAGAAAAAAGGCTTGCGCAAGAAATGATTGAGAGCGGTAGTGCGCAGCTCATTATTGGAACGCATGCCCTGATTCAGGATAAGGTGAGTTTTTCTAAGCTGGGATTGGCGGTGATTGATGAACAACATCGTTTTGGCGTTAGGCAGCGTTTAGAAATTCAGCAACGCGTTGGCTCAGAACTATTTTATTGTCATCAGTTGATGATGTCTGCAACACCAATACCCCGTACCTTAGCAATGACCTACTATGCAGATCTGGATGTTTCTGTGATTGATGAATTACCCCCTGGTCGCAAACCCATTACTACTAAAGTAGTGAAAGCTTCTCGTCGAGATGAAGTCATTGGGGGTTTGCACGATTGGTTATCCAAAGGGCTGCAAGCTTATTGGGTTTGCCCTTTAATTGAAGAGTCTGAAGTCTTGCAATTACAGACAGCAGTCGAGAGTTTTGAGCAGCTGACGCTAGCACTCCCCAACTTTACAGTGGGCTTAGTCCATGGGCGTTTAAAAAGCGAAGAGAAGGCTGCCGTGATGGCAGCGTTTAAGGCAAATCAAATCCAGCTGTTGGTTGCTACTACGGTGATTGAGGTGGGAGTGGATGTTCCTAATGCAGCACTGATGGTGATTGAGCATGCAGAACGATTTGGATACGCCCAAATACATCAGCTCAGGGGACGAGTAGGGCGCGGCTCAGCAGATTCAGTCTGCATTTTGATGTATGCAGAGCCCTTATCTATGGCGGCGAAAGAGCGCCTTCAAACCTTACGAGAAACGAGTGATGGCTTTGTGATTGCAGAGCGAGATTTATCGTTACGCGGCCCCGGAGAACTACTTGGCGCAAAGCAATCAGGCGATGCCATGCTCCGCTTTGTCGATTTGCAACGCGATGCGTGGTTAATTGAATTGGCCCAAGTGGCGGCTGATCGTCTATTGAATGAACATGCGGATTTAGTCGAGAGGCATTTAGCGCGTTGGCTTGGATCACGTACAGAATTTCTGAAAGCGTGA
- the queA gene encoding tRNA preQ1(34) S-adenosylmethionine ribosyltransferase-isomerase QueA, which produces MQLSDFNYDLPPHLIAQHPLANRTDSRLLEVRPQGDNAAQLVDRQFRDILDLVNPRDLLIFNDTKVIPARLHGKKETGGVVELLIERISGDKQAWVQIRASKVPKIGGVIHIHNSAGESFPVEMICYDGRFYEVLFPEEIFSVLERFGELPLPPYIEHDPNEEDSNRYQTVVAKNPGAVAAPTAGLHFDQSILSALGERGVVHATITLHVGAGTFTPVREEDLSKHQMHYEWFSIPPETLKAIENTRRNGGRVIAVGTTSLRTLESYAINQQSNGETNLFITPGFVFKTVDCLLTNFHLPKSTLLMLVSAFAGVDNIRHAYQHAIANEYRFFSYGDAMLLSRTPHPHS; this is translated from the coding sequence ATGCAACTTTCCGACTTCAATTACGACCTCCCGCCCCATCTGATTGCCCAGCATCCCCTGGCCAACAGAACCGATAGCCGCCTCCTAGAGGTCAGGCCTCAGGGGGATAATGCAGCCCAATTAGTCGACCGGCAATTTCGGGACATCCTTGACCTTGTTAATCCTAGGGATTTACTCATTTTTAATGACACTAAGGTCATCCCTGCCCGCTTACACGGAAAAAAAGAGACTGGTGGCGTTGTTGAGTTATTAATTGAGCGGATTAGTGGGGATAAACAAGCTTGGGTGCAAATTCGAGCCTCCAAAGTGCCCAAAATTGGTGGGGTGATTCACATTCATAACTCAGCGGGTGAAAGCTTCCCCGTTGAAATGATTTGCTATGATGGCCGGTTTTATGAAGTTCTTTTTCCAGAAGAGATTTTCTCAGTACTAGAACGCTTTGGTGAGCTCCCTTTGCCGCCCTATATTGAGCATGACCCTAATGAAGAGGATAGTAATCGCTATCAAACTGTAGTAGCCAAAAACCCGGGTGCTGTAGCTGCCCCTACGGCTGGACTGCATTTCGATCAGAGTATCTTGAGCGCCCTCGGTGAGCGTGGTGTTGTCCATGCCACTATTACATTACATGTGGGTGCAGGGACTTTTACTCCCGTGCGAGAAGAGGACTTAAGTAAGCACCAGATGCATTACGAGTGGTTTTCTATTCCGCCAGAAACATTAAAAGCAATTGAAAATACCCGTCGCAATGGCGGTAGAGTGATTGCTGTGGGCACTACCAGTTTGCGCACTCTCGAAAGTTATGCCATTAATCAACAAAGTAATGGTGAAACGAATTTATTTATTACCCCTGGCTTTGTCTTTAAAACAGTCGATTGCTTACTCACAAACTTTCATTTACCAAAGTCCACTTTATTAATGCTCGTCAGCGCTTTTGCTGGGGTGGATAATATCCGTCATGCTTACCAACACGCCATTGCCAATGAATATCGTTTTTTTAGTTACGGCGATGCCATGTTGTTAAGTCGCACCCCTCATCCCCACTCATGA
- the tgt gene encoding tRNA guanosine(34) transglycosylase Tgt: MTKPIHFNILARDSASPARLGQLDLPHGSVQTPIFMPVGTYGTVKAMTPRDLHEAKAQIILGNTFHLWLRPGLEVIKKHGGLHRFMAWDKPILTDSGGFQVFSLGALRKISEEGVTFASPINGDKLFMSPEVSMEIQAILNSDIAMQFDECTPYEIKGQSTTEKTARASLEMSLRWGDRSLKRFRELETGNGLFGIVQGGMFENLREFSLDAVSQQGFDGIAIGGLSVGEPKPEFERILNFTAPKLPEHMPHYLMGVGTPEDLILGVSLGIDMFDCVMPTRNARNGWLFTRFGDLKLRNAGYKEDDRPVDPTCACYTCQNFTRSYLNHLQKANEILGSQLNTIHNLSYYLQLMEEVRESLRKDRFSAYREEFHQNRQRGVEPGQD; this comes from the coding sequence ATGACCAAACCCATTCACTTTAATATTTTGGCGCGTGATTCCGCGAGCCCTGCCCGCCTCGGTCAGCTGGACTTGCCTCATGGCAGTGTTCAAACTCCCATCTTCATGCCCGTGGGCACTTATGGCACCGTGAAAGCGATGACGCCACGGGATTTACATGAGGCTAAAGCACAAATTATTCTGGGTAATACCTTTCATCTCTGGCTACGACCAGGATTAGAGGTGATTAAAAAACATGGTGGCTTACATCGCTTTATGGCTTGGGATAAACCCATCCTGACTGACTCTGGTGGCTTTCAGGTGTTTAGCTTAGGTGCTTTGAGAAAAATTTCTGAAGAGGGCGTCACTTTCGCCTCCCCCATTAATGGCGATAAATTATTTATGTCGCCAGAAGTCTCTATGGAGATTCAGGCAATCCTCAATAGTGACATCGCTATGCAGTTTGATGAATGCACTCCTTATGAAATCAAAGGGCAATCTACTACAGAAAAAACTGCACGTGCCTCACTAGAAATGTCGCTGCGTTGGGGCGATCGCTCCTTAAAGCGCTTTCGGGAACTTGAGACCGGTAACGGCCTATTTGGGATTGTCCAAGGCGGCATGTTTGAAAACCTGCGTGAGTTCTCCTTAGATGCTGTCAGTCAGCAAGGGTTTGATGGCATTGCTATTGGCGGCCTCTCTGTAGGAGAACCAAAACCTGAATTTGAGCGTATCTTAAACTTCACCGCACCCAAACTGCCAGAGCATATGCCCCATTATTTAATGGGCGTAGGCACACCAGAAGATCTGATCTTGGGCGTCAGCCTTGGTATCGATATGTTTGACTGTGTCATGCCTACCCGCAATGCGAGGAATGGCTGGCTCTTTACTCGCTTTGGTGACCTGAAACTCAGAAATGCCGGCTATAAAGAGGATGACCGCCCTGTAGACCCAACTTGCGCTTGCTACACCTGCCAAAATTTCACCAGATCCTATCTCAATCATCTGCAGAAGGCGAATGAGATCTTGGGCTCCCAGCTCAATACGATCCATAACCTTTCCTACTACTTGCAGCTCATGGAAGAGGTCAGAGAATCGCTTCGCAAGGACCGATTTAGCGCCTACCGCGAGGAATTTCACCAAAATCGCCAACGTGGTGTGGAGCCAGGGCAGGATTAA
- the yajC gene encoding preprotein translocase subunit YajC codes for MWISNAFAQAPAAGLDAGGLMSFLPLALMFVVLYFIMIRPQMKRQKETKAMLESLAVGDEVVTIGGILGKITSLKDQAITVEIASGTEVHMQKGAITAVLPKGTLKSA; via the coding sequence ATGTGGATTAGTAACGCGTTTGCCCAGGCTCCAGCCGCGGGCCTAGATGCTGGTGGTTTGATGAGTTTTCTTCCTTTGGCCCTGATGTTTGTCGTTTTGTACTTCATCATGATTCGCCCTCAAATGAAGCGTCAAAAAGAAACCAAAGCGATGTTGGAATCTTTAGCAGTCGGCGATGAAGTGGTTACTATCGGCGGCATCTTAGGCAAGATTACAAGCTTAAAAGATCAAGCCATCACCGTTGAAATTGCCTCCGGCACTGAAGTACATATGCAAAAAGGTGCGATCACTGCTGTATTGCCAAAAGGCACATTGAAGTCTGCTTAA
- the secD gene encoding protein translocase subunit SecD: MNRYPLWKYIVILVALLIGGLYSLPNIYGEAPAVQVSSAKPTIKVDLAIQSRVEKILADQNISTTGIFFESTGSVGSIKIRFNNTDIQLQARDLLQQKLNVDQNDPNFTVALNLLSNTPGWLSSINALPMPLGLDLRGGVYFLLQVDMKGAVQKKVTSLATDIRSQLRDKALRHQGIERGPESITISFGSTEEAEKARTLLNTSQPDLIWQVKPTGLSPKLVGEFKPAALKEIQDNAVKQNIVTLNKRVNELAVKEPVIQQQGAERIVVQLPGVQDTARAKDIIGRTATLESRLADPLVSTIGIGETPPPGMDVFRFGENRLGVFKKSVIFSGDRITDASAGFDQNQRPSVNISLDSAGGRVMQEVTRENIGKPMGMILFEKGKGEVLTIATIQSEFGSKFQITGQPTTESANDLALLLRAGSLAAPMEIIEERTIGPSLGAENIEKGFTSLIIGFAAIALFMMAYYLLFGTFSVIALAVNLLLLISVLSMLQATLSLPGIAAMALALGMAIDSNVLINERIREELRNGVAPHTAIAVGFDKAWATILDSNITTLIAGLALLAFGSGPIKGFAVVHCLGILTSMFSAVFFSRGIVNLWYGKHKKIQKLAIGQVWRPQGK, from the coding sequence ATGAATCGCTACCCTCTCTGGAAATATATCGTCATCCTGGTTGCTTTATTGATCGGAGGACTGTATTCATTACCCAATATTTACGGAGAGGCTCCGGCGGTTCAAGTCTCATCCGCTAAACCAACCATCAAGGTTGATTTAGCGATTCAGTCCCGAGTAGAAAAAATTCTTGCGGACCAGAACATCAGTACTACCGGTATCTTCTTTGAATCTACCGGTAGCGTAGGCTCTATAAAAATTCGTTTTAACAACACGGATATTCAATTACAAGCACGTGACTTACTACAGCAAAAATTGAATGTCGATCAAAACGATCCTAATTTCACTGTTGCTTTGAATCTGCTCTCCAATACACCGGGGTGGCTGAGTTCTATCAATGCATTACCGATGCCGCTTGGTCTTGACTTGCGTGGAGGTGTTTACTTCCTATTGCAAGTAGACATGAAGGGGGCTGTACAAAAGAAAGTGACTTCCTTAGCGACCGATATTCGCAGTCAACTGCGTGATAAGGCATTGCGTCATCAAGGTATTGAGCGTGGGCCAGAGAGCATCACTATTAGCTTTGGAAGTACGGAAGAGGCAGAAAAGGCGCGCACTTTATTAAATACCAGTCAGCCTGATCTGATTTGGCAAGTAAAACCTACCGGACTCTCTCCAAAGCTAGTCGGTGAATTTAAGCCTGCAGCCTTAAAAGAAATTCAAGATAACGCAGTAAAACAAAATATTGTTACTCTTAATAAACGCGTTAATGAGTTAGCGGTTAAAGAGCCTGTGATTCAACAGCAAGGTGCCGAGCGTATCGTAGTGCAGTTGCCAGGCGTTCAAGATACTGCGCGTGCAAAAGATATTATTGGTCGTACCGCCACTCTAGAGTCACGCTTAGCTGATCCACTGGTGTCGACAATCGGTATTGGTGAGACTCCTCCCCCCGGTATGGATGTATTTCGCTTTGGTGAAAATCGCCTAGGTGTTTTCAAGAAGTCAGTGATTTTTAGTGGTGATCGCATTACCGATGCCAGTGCTGGATTTGATCAAAATCAGCGCCCTTCAGTCAATATCTCATTAGACTCTGCTGGCGGCCGTGTCATGCAAGAAGTCACACGTGAAAACATTGGTAAGCCAATGGGCATGATCTTGTTCGAAAAGGGCAAGGGTGAGGTATTAACCATTGCCACTATTCAAAGTGAATTTGGTTCTAAGTTTCAGATTACCGGTCAGCCCACCACTGAAAGCGCCAATGATTTAGCGCTACTCTTACGTGCAGGTTCTTTGGCAGCCCCGATGGAGATTATTGAAGAGCGTACGATTGGCCCAAGTCTGGGTGCTGAAAATATTGAGAAGGGCTTTACCTCTTTAATCATTGGATTTGCAGCAATTGCCCTCTTCATGATGGCTTACTACCTCTTATTTGGTACTTTCTCGGTGATTGCCTTGGCGGTCAACTTATTACTTTTGATTTCTGTTTTGTCGATGCTTCAAGCGACATTAAGCTTGCCAGGTATTGCGGCGATGGCACTGGCATTGGGTATGGCGATTGACTCTAACGTACTGATCAATGAACGAATTCGGGAAGAGCTACGTAATGGTGTTGCGCCACACACTGCGATAGCTGTAGGCTTTGATAAAGCATGGGCGACCATCTTAGACTCCAACATCACAACTCTTATTGCAGGTCTGGCGCTGCTTGCTTTTGGCTCAGGACCTATTAAAGGATTTGCAGTAGTACATTGTCTGGGTATTTTGACATCCATGTTCTCGGCCGTTTTCTTCTCGCGCGGCATTGTTAATCTTTGGTACGGTAAACATAAGAAAATTCAGAAACTCGCTATCGGCCAAGTCTGGCGTCCACAGGGGAAATAA
- the secF gene encoding protein translocase subunit SecF: protein MEFFRIKKDIPFMRHALALNAVSFVTFFAAVFFLWQNGLHLSIEFTGGTVMEVTYPKTAPLESIRTSVEKLGYTDTQIQNFGSSRDVMIRLPLQKDAEGKVIPSADQSAAVMQALDPNATGAKLQRVEFVGPQVGKELAWDGLKALIFVIIGIVIYLSFRFEWKFALAGIIANLHDIVIILGFFAFFQWEFSLSVLAAVLAVLGYSVNESVVIFDRIRENFRKYRKMTTREIIDNAITSTISRTVITHGSTEMMVLAMLIFGGPSLYYFALALTIGILFGIYSSVFVAASIVMWLGVTREDLVKSERKSDDASRTDDPNYGAQL, encoded by the coding sequence ATGGAATTTTTCCGAATAAAAAAAGATATCCCCTTCATGCGCCATGCCTTGGCGCTTAATGCGGTTTCTTTCGTTACTTTCTTTGCAGCAGTATTCTTTCTTTGGCAAAACGGTTTGCACCTATCGATTGAATTCACTGGTGGTACTGTCATGGAGGTCACCTATCCGAAGACTGCCCCCCTTGAATCTATTCGTACGAGCGTAGAAAAACTAGGTTACACAGATACCCAAATTCAGAACTTTGGCAGTTCACGCGATGTGATGATTCGCTTGCCATTACAAAAAGATGCCGAAGGAAAAGTGATTCCCTCAGCAGATCAAAGTGCAGCAGTGATGCAAGCGCTTGATCCCAACGCTACAGGCGCCAAACTACAGCGTGTGGAATTTGTTGGGCCTCAAGTCGGTAAAGAGTTGGCGTGGGATGGCTTGAAAGCCTTGATCTTTGTAATTATTGGTATTGTGATTTATTTGTCTTTCCGCTTTGAGTGGAAGTTTGCGCTGGCCGGTATTATTGCGAACTTACATGACATTGTGATCATTCTTGGCTTCTTTGCCTTCTTCCAGTGGGAGTTCTCCCTCTCTGTATTGGCCGCAGTTCTTGCAGTATTAGGCTACTCCGTCAATGAATCCGTTGTGATCTTTGACCGTATTCGTGAAAACTTTCGCAAATACCGCAAGATGACTACTCGAGAGATTATTGATAATGCGATTACTAGCACCATTAGCCGCACGGTGATCACTCACGGTAGTACGGAGATGATGGTTTTGGCCATGTTGATTTTTGGTGGTCCCAGCCTTTACTACTTTGCATTAGCACTGACGATCGGCATCTTATTTGGTATCTATTCTTCCGTATTCGTAGCGGCATCGATAGTGATGTGGCTTGGTGTAACACGTGAAGATCTTGTGAAGAGTGAGCGCAAATCCGATGACGCTAGCCGTACTGATGACCCCAACTACGGGGCGCAACTTTAA
- a CDS encoding 3-deoxy-D-manno-octulosonic acid transferase — MSLSPHLGHTPTKSQYGVRPKIWFAVYQLLWHLALPVAFLRLAWRTRHSMGYLRHFSERLGFTDGKAIEQGAIWIHAVSVGETRAAQPLIDAYLARGEKVLLTHMTLNGRLTGAAVFAEAIAAGQLRQAYLPYDLCWSVAQFINTFKPKFGLLMETEAWPTVVFYCSEIGLPLFLVNARLSERSARRVNRFGKAGRSLFQAFAGILAQTELDAQRYRSLGVQRVELAGNMKFDVPLNPSLVKQGKSWKQALHATNRVMVCAASTRDGEEAILLKIWKDVLRSQIFKTPPLLCIVPRHPERFNEVANQILAAELSYRRRTEWEGVPQGSEIDVILGDSMGEMPLYFSAADLVVMGGSILPFGGQNLIEACAAGCPVLLGEHTHNFQQASLDAIEMGAAKRIQPEALETTLKSLLLNSAELAKMSVAAKEFAATYQGATQKILSILDRQISS, encoded by the coding sequence GTGAGTTTGTCTCCACACCTTGGGCATACACCGACAAAGTCGCAATACGGTGTCCGCCCCAAGATCTGGTTTGCTGTTTATCAACTGCTGTGGCATCTCGCATTGCCAGTCGCTTTCCTACGACTTGCTTGGCGTACGCGCCACTCCATGGGCTACCTCAGACACTTTTCTGAACGGCTTGGTTTTACTGATGGTAAAGCGATTGAGCAGGGCGCGATTTGGATTCATGCGGTATCTGTTGGTGAGACACGAGCAGCTCAACCTTTAATTGACGCTTACCTGGCGCGTGGCGAAAAGGTTCTCTTAACGCATATGACGCTCAATGGCCGCCTCACTGGTGCTGCTGTTTTTGCTGAGGCCATCGCTGCAGGCCAGTTACGGCAAGCCTATTTACCCTATGACCTTTGTTGGTCAGTCGCTCAATTTATCAATACCTTTAAGCCAAAATTTGGTTTGTTGATGGAAACCGAAGCATGGCCAACAGTAGTGTTTTATTGTTCAGAAATTGGCTTGCCCTTATTTTTAGTCAATGCACGTTTATCGGAGCGAAGTGCACGACGTGTGAATCGCTTTGGCAAAGCAGGCAGATCATTGTTTCAGGCCTTTGCTGGCATCTTGGCGCAAACAGAGCTTGATGCCCAGCGCTATCGTAGTTTGGGTGTTCAGAGAGTGGAGCTGGCGGGTAATATGAAGTTTGATGTCCCGCTTAACCCTAGTCTTGTCAAGCAAGGCAAGTCCTGGAAGCAGGCACTGCATGCAACGAATCGCGTGATGGTATGTGCTGCGAGTACTCGCGATGGTGAAGAAGCCATCCTTCTGAAGATATGGAAAGACGTATTACGCAGTCAGATTTTTAAAACCCCACCATTGCTGTGCATTGTCCCGCGGCATCCTGAGCGCTTCAATGAGGTAGCCAATCAAATTTTGGCTGCGGAACTCAGTTATCGACGTCGTACAGAGTGGGAAGGTGTGCCTCAGGGTTCAGAGATAGATGTGATCTTGGGTGACTCAATGGGTGAGATGCCTTTGTATTTCAGTGCTGCAGATTTGGTAGTCATGGGCGGAAGCATTCTGCCTTTTGGTGGGCAGAACTTGATAGAGGCTTGTGCTGCCGGATGCCCTGTTTTACTCGGGGAGCATACCCATAACTTTCAGCAAGCTAGTTTGGATGCCATAGAGATGGGTGCAGCAAAACGCATTCAGCCGGAAGCGCTAGAGACTACTTTAAAAAGCTTGCTATTGAATTCAGCAGAGTTAGCAAAGATGTCTGTAGCAGCAAAAGAATTTGCTGCTACATACCAAGGTGCCACCCAAAAAATACTATCTATCTTAGACAGGCAAATTTCAAGTTGA
- the purB gene encoding adenylosuccinate lyase, whose amino-acid sequence MSQPLSTLSALSPLDGRYAGKLDALRPWLSEAAFMRQRVFVEIHWLLALSAAGLPDVPKISAADEVFLLSLPEQFSDADAQRIKEIEAVTNHDVKAVEYFLKEKVSGRPDLLKASEFIHFACTSEDINNTSHGLMLRGARDEVLLPQLRKVLSVLTDLAIENARVPMLSRTHGQPASPSTLGKELANIAKRLERAIETIAAVPLLAKMNGAVGNYNAHLSAYPDVDWESFSKEVIEKRLGLTFNPYTIQIEPHDGMAELFDAIARANTILLDMDRDFWAYISIGYFKQRTKAGEIGSSTMPHKVNPIDFENSEGNLGIANALLRHLAEKLPISRWQRDLTDSTVLRNLGPAFGHSVLAYDSALRGLGKLEVNHAVIAADLDACWEVLAEPVQTVMRRYGIENPYEQLKELTRGKGINQTDLQTFIRGLKIPDDAKQLLLAMTPSSYLGKAVELTERLKK is encoded by the coding sequence GTGAGTCAGCCGCTTTCTACCCTCAGCGCACTATCCCCTTTAGATGGCCGCTATGCCGGCAAACTTGATGCCTTAAGGCCTTGGCTCTCCGAAGCTGCCTTTATGCGTCAGCGTGTGTTTGTGGAGATTCATTGGCTATTAGCTTTGTCTGCAGCGGGCCTTCCAGATGTTCCAAAAATTAGTGCGGCTGATGAAGTCTTTTTATTGTCTTTACCAGAGCAGTTTTCAGACGCGGATGCCCAACGTATTAAAGAGATCGAAGCGGTTACAAACCATGATGTCAAAGCGGTGGAATATTTTCTGAAAGAAAAAGTTTCCGGACGCCCTGACTTATTGAAGGCCAGTGAGTTTATTCATTTTGCCTGTACCTCTGAGGACATTAATAACACCTCTCATGGTTTGATGTTGCGGGGCGCGCGCGATGAGGTGCTGCTACCCCAACTTCGAAAAGTGCTTTCTGTATTGACAGATTTGGCGATTGAAAATGCACGGGTACCGATGCTGTCGCGTACGCATGGACAACCTGCCTCTCCCAGCACGCTCGGTAAAGAATTAGCTAATATCGCTAAGCGTTTAGAGCGCGCTATTGAAACGATTGCCGCAGTGCCATTACTAGCAAAAATGAATGGTGCTGTTGGTAACTACAACGCCCATTTATCCGCCTATCCAGATGTAGATTGGGAAAGCTTTTCAAAAGAGGTGATCGAGAAGCGCTTGGGCTTGACCTTCAACCCTTATACGATCCAGATTGAGCCGCACGATGGCATGGCAGAATTGTTTGATGCGATTGCCCGCGCTAATACGATCTTGCTAGATATGGATCGTGACTTCTGGGCCTATATTTCGATTGGTTACTTTAAGCAGCGTACCAAAGCCGGTGAGATTGGCTCTTCAACCATGCCGCATAAAGTCAACCCGATTGATTTTGAAAACTCTGAAGGTAACTTAGGTATAGCAAATGCTTTACTTCGCCACTTAGCAGAAAAGTTACCAATCTCGCGTTGGCAGCGCGACTTAACGGATTCAACGGTCTTGCGTAACTTAGGCCCTGCTTTTGGTCATAGTGTTTTAGCCTATGACAGTGCCTTACGTGGATTAGGAAAATTAGAGGTGAATCACGCTGTGATTGCTGCTGATCTCGATGCTTGCTGGGAAGTCTTGGCAGAGCCAGTACAAACCGTAATGCGTCGCTATGGTATTGAAAATCCCTATGAGCAGCTTAAAGAACTGACGCGTGGAAAGGGCATTAATCAGACAGATTTACAAACCTTTATTCGGGGTTTAAAAATCCCTGATGATGCAAAACAGTTGCTCTTAGCAATGACACCTTCTTCTTATTTAGGTAAGGCGGTCGAATTGACCGAACGTCTCAAAAAGTGA